A single region of the Rathayibacter rathayi genome encodes:
- a CDS encoding FAD/NAD(P)-binding protein, producing MARRHGGGARDGKQGPVRAVQRVVLIGAGPRGLAVLERICANARGKGRAYEVFLVDPAEPGAGAVWRRDQSGVLLMNTVASQVSVFPDDSVSMEGPVEPGPSLYEWVSTAALHELGRREEVAQIGPDDYPSRRLYGDYLEFAFRSVRDRAPSNVRIETVTDVVDRLQPVDALGLRHHVILSSGGTIRAADYIVMSLGHSEVEPSASDRRNAACARTGGGVFLHPMNPADADLDGIPAGEDVIVRGLGLNFFDHMALLTLGRGGRFVRDGDDGPLRYRASGAEPVLHVGSRRGIPHHSRGRNEKGATGRAPARLLNAARIEALRRKHLHSPLRFRSDVWPLIARDVECTYYEMFLTEEPARKDFTRRYLHGEESALAGIRHAFALDGVPTWDWELLAKPWRGIVFRSAADYRSWAREYLAADVEQARLGNVSGPLKSALDLLRDLRNEIRAVIDHGGIEGRSYREEVDQWYTPLNAFLSIGPPERRIEELVALMDADVVSLLGPGMTVDPRGDRFEASSAAFPEDSVSARHLIEARLPAVNAHASRNPLITSMLSDGLVSLHFHRAEDGMMESGAVAVAPRPYNVLNQRHPSGHPRLFLYGVPTEAVHWVTAAGARPGVDSITFRDADAIARAVLAEAQTGESDEDDQEARMMSIPPSSHSDSGLLSPVRAGTVVEGLLSDEAWISAMVRAEAALARAQGKLGLIPAGAAEAITRASEHHAIEARTIALASRKTANPVVAVIGELRDAVQAVDPSAAVYVHRGSTSQDIFDTALMMVAQAALREIDASLRLVSCRLGAMASAHGRTLQAARTLGGHAVPTTFGLKAATWKRYVDDAQERVTSLLSGGGLPVSVGGAGGTAAGYIEAARLVGGGEELDARQVLARIATAFAAETGLAAPPMPWHAAPTPMADVASACAIVTAAVGKIAVDVLTLSRTEIGELAESADGDTGVSSAMPQKRNPVLATMIRSASLQVPALTSGIYACLMPMDERDGGAWHAQWMLLRECLRLTGGAAATAEELVATLRINVQAMLHNVKATGPLLVSERIVIVLSARLGSERSRSVVADAISTAARSNEDILTVLSRDAHVRAAFSRDELMAMADPCDYLGIAGTDWPADDRSASVPVGSE from the coding sequence ATGGCTCGCCGACATGGTGGCGGTGCTCGAGACGGAAAGCAGGGCCCAGTGAGAGCCGTCCAACGAGTCGTGCTCATTGGAGCAGGGCCGAGAGGACTTGCAGTTCTCGAGCGGATTTGCGCTAACGCGCGCGGAAAGGGTCGGGCGTACGAGGTCTTCCTCGTGGATCCAGCTGAGCCGGGAGCGGGCGCGGTTTGGCGTCGTGACCAATCCGGCGTACTCCTGATGAACACCGTCGCAAGCCAGGTTTCGGTGTTCCCCGATGACAGTGTCTCCATGGAAGGGCCGGTCGAACCGGGGCCGTCTCTCTACGAATGGGTTTCGACGGCCGCGTTGCATGAGCTTGGTCGGCGGGAGGAGGTTGCTCAGATAGGGCCCGACGACTATCCGTCGAGACGGCTCTACGGAGACTACCTGGAATTCGCGTTCCGATCTGTTCGGGACCGGGCGCCGTCGAACGTGCGTATCGAGACGGTCACTGACGTAGTCGACCGGCTGCAGCCTGTTGACGCCCTCGGGTTGCGGCACCATGTGATCCTCAGCAGCGGAGGGACCATCCGCGCCGCGGACTACATCGTCATGTCCCTCGGACACAGCGAAGTCGAGCCGAGCGCGTCGGACAGGCGCAACGCCGCGTGTGCCCGGACCGGGGGCGGTGTGTTCTTGCACCCTATGAACCCGGCCGACGCGGACCTCGACGGCATCCCGGCGGGGGAAGACGTAATCGTGCGAGGTCTCGGACTGAACTTCTTCGATCACATGGCGCTCCTCACCCTCGGACGAGGAGGGAGGTTCGTCCGCGATGGTGATGACGGCCCACTGCGGTACCGCGCCTCCGGCGCCGAACCGGTACTGCACGTCGGTTCTCGGCGTGGCATCCCGCATCACTCTCGTGGGCGGAACGAGAAGGGAGCCACCGGTCGAGCGCCGGCCAGACTGTTGAATGCCGCCCGCATCGAGGCGCTTCGCCGGAAGCATCTGCACAGTCCGTTGAGGTTCCGGAGTGACGTCTGGCCGCTCATTGCAAGGGACGTCGAGTGCACCTACTACGAAATGTTCCTGACGGAGGAGCCTGCGAGGAAGGACTTCACGCGCCGTTACCTCCACGGCGAGGAATCGGCGCTCGCCGGAATCCGTCACGCATTCGCGCTCGACGGCGTACCGACCTGGGATTGGGAGCTGCTCGCGAAACCGTGGCGCGGGATCGTCTTCCGATCCGCGGCGGATTACCGGTCGTGGGCGCGGGAGTACCTGGCCGCCGACGTCGAGCAGGCTCGCCTCGGAAATGTCTCGGGCCCACTCAAATCCGCTCTCGACCTTCTTCGTGACCTGAGAAATGAGATCCGCGCGGTGATCGACCATGGCGGGATCGAGGGCCGATCGTACCGAGAGGAGGTCGACCAGTGGTACACGCCGCTGAACGCGTTCCTCTCGATCGGTCCACCGGAACGGCGGATAGAAGAACTTGTCGCCCTCATGGATGCCGATGTCGTCAGCCTCCTCGGCCCGGGGATGACGGTCGACCCGCGAGGCGATCGGTTCGAGGCGTCCTCGGCTGCGTTCCCAGAGGACTCGGTCTCCGCGAGGCATCTCATCGAAGCGCGCCTGCCGGCCGTCAATGCACATGCGTCCCGGAACCCACTGATCACCTCGATGCTGAGCGACGGTTTGGTCTCGCTGCATTTCCATCGGGCTGAAGACGGGATGATGGAGTCTGGAGCGGTAGCGGTCGCCCCCCGGCCGTATAACGTGCTGAACCAAAGGCATCCGAGTGGACATCCGCGGCTCTTCCTCTACGGTGTCCCGACGGAGGCAGTGCACTGGGTGACCGCTGCGGGTGCGCGCCCGGGTGTCGACTCGATCACCTTCCGGGATGCCGATGCCATCGCCCGTGCGGTACTCGCCGAGGCCCAGACAGGAGAATCTGATGAAGACGACCAGGAGGCGCGGATGATGTCAATTCCGCCGAGTTCGCATTCCGATAGCGGTCTGCTCTCGCCGGTTCGCGCGGGGACCGTCGTCGAGGGCCTGCTCTCTGACGAAGCCTGGATCAGCGCGATGGTTCGCGCAGAAGCAGCGCTTGCACGCGCGCAGGGGAAACTCGGTCTCATTCCTGCGGGAGCCGCCGAAGCGATAACCCGAGCGTCGGAACACCATGCGATCGAAGCGAGGACGATCGCCCTCGCTTCCCGGAAGACCGCGAACCCTGTGGTAGCGGTGATCGGGGAACTGCGAGACGCCGTGCAGGCAGTCGACCCGAGCGCCGCAGTGTATGTGCACCGCGGGTCGACGAGCCAAGACATCTTCGACACGGCGTTGATGATGGTCGCGCAAGCAGCCCTGCGGGAGATCGACGCCTCCCTGCGACTCGTATCCTGCAGACTGGGAGCGATGGCCTCTGCCCATGGCCGGACGCTGCAGGCAGCGCGGACGCTCGGCGGCCACGCCGTCCCGACCACGTTCGGGTTAAAGGCCGCGACGTGGAAACGCTACGTCGACGACGCTCAAGAGCGGGTAACGTCGTTGCTTTCCGGAGGGGGCCTCCCCGTCTCCGTCGGGGGAGCTGGGGGAACAGCCGCGGGATATATTGAAGCGGCCAGGCTCGTCGGTGGTGGGGAGGAGCTGGACGCCCGCCAGGTCCTCGCCCGGATTGCAACGGCGTTTGCGGCAGAGACCGGCCTCGCGGCTCCACCGATGCCCTGGCATGCGGCGCCGACCCCGATGGCGGACGTCGCTTCTGCATGTGCCATCGTCACCGCTGCAGTGGGCAAGATCGCCGTCGACGTCCTCACACTCAGCCGTACGGAGATCGGTGAGCTCGCCGAGAGCGCCGACGGTGATACCGGCGTCTCGTCTGCGATGCCTCAGAAACGCAATCCCGTCCTCGCTACGATGATCCGCAGCGCTTCGTTGCAGGTCCCCGCTCTGACTAGCGGCATCTATGCGTGTTTGATGCCGATGGACGAGCGCGACGGAGGAGCGTGGCACGCCCAGTGGATGCTCCTCCGTGAATGTCTTCGTCTGACGGGGGGAGCGGCAGCCACGGCCGAAGAACTGGTCGCCACACTCCGCATCAATGTTCAGGCGATGCTCCACAACGTGAAGGCGACCGGCCCCCTCCTGGTGTCCGAACGCATCGTGATCGTGCTCTCGGCACGCCTGGGCAGCGAGCGTTCACGATCTGTCGTCGCTGATGCGATCTCGACGGCGGCGCGGAGCAACGAGGACATCCTGACGGTCCTCAGTAGAGATGCGCACGTTCGGGCGGCGTTCAGCCGTGACGAACTCATGGCGATGGCCGACCCCTGTGACTACCTCGGCATCGCGGGCACTGACTGGCCGGCCGACGACCGGTCGGCAAGCGTTCCCGTCGGCAGCGAATGA
- a CDS encoding TetR/AcrR family transcriptional regulator, with protein MTVIARDGIRKLTHRSVDEQSGLPVGSTSYYARTRRQLLALIVDRLAEYTTEDLAGLRLPTVLDAQGGAEVVQVFLHLLASRDDAQAARFGLLFELRHDDELRRALTVGAPVRVPLLLAAESLLKALGITNATSAAPDLVAVVDAVLMYSTSRAAPVDAGAVIRTYLAGLLADDAR; from the coding sequence GTGACGGTCATAGCCCGCGACGGTATCCGCAAGCTCACCCATCGCAGCGTCGACGAGCAGTCCGGTTTGCCGGTAGGTTCGACGTCCTACTACGCGAGGACGAGGAGACAGCTCCTCGCGCTTATCGTCGACCGCCTCGCCGAGTACACCACGGAAGATCTGGCTGGGCTCCGCCTACCGACAGTGCTCGATGCGCAAGGCGGCGCCGAGGTTGTGCAGGTGTTCCTCCACTTACTCGCAAGCCGAGATGATGCGCAGGCCGCACGTTTCGGGCTACTGTTCGAACTTCGCCACGATGACGAGCTCCGACGCGCGCTCACTGTGGGCGCCCCCGTCCGCGTCCCCCTGCTGCTGGCAGCGGAATCGCTCCTTAAGGCCTTGGGGATTACGAACGCAACGTCCGCAGCACCCGACCTCGTCGCAGTCGTCGATGCCGTGCTGATGTATAGCACTTCTCGTGCTGCGCCCGTGGACGCCGGAGCGGTAATTCGCACCTACTTAGCTGGCCTCCTGGCGGACGACGCGAGGTGA
- a CDS encoding SDR family oxidoreductase: MIVGGGISGNAIKRAVEKRGAEALMLSRKSGFDVLKDDAAKRLEATGADAVVEAAGHFTMSSKVAKKFFTQSTKVVSAASRAMGARHVLLSIVNCGLPIVQGYGYFAGKTAQEKLARKTSEHLTIVRSTQWYEFAGQNLERMKLGPIALVPGMTIAPVSLDAVADLVAECALGLRAQGEYDITGPETTTLWDMTKALPNKTVKPLPMPIPGGLGRAFRDGTLVPGADAEVVGPTFSAWLRSAATTQSGK; encoded by the coding sequence GTGATCGTCGGCGGCGGAATCTCCGGGAATGCAATTAAACGAGCTGTCGAGAAGCGAGGGGCGGAAGCATTGATGCTCTCGCGCAAGAGCGGGTTCGATGTTCTGAAAGACGACGCGGCGAAGCGTCTCGAGGCCACCGGTGCCGACGCGGTCGTCGAAGCGGCTGGACATTTCACGATGAGCAGCAAGGTCGCGAAGAAATTCTTCACCCAGTCCACGAAGGTCGTGTCAGCGGCATCACGCGCAATGGGCGCCCGCCATGTGTTGCTCTCCATCGTCAACTGTGGACTCCCTATCGTGCAGGGCTACGGGTACTTCGCCGGCAAGACCGCCCAGGAGAAGCTCGCTCGCAAGACGAGTGAGCACCTGACGATCGTCCGCTCCACACAGTGGTACGAGTTCGCCGGTCAAAACCTTGAGCGGATGAAGCTCGGACCGATCGCACTGGTGCCCGGTATGACCATCGCGCCGGTCTCCCTCGACGCCGTGGCAGATCTCGTCGCCGAATGCGCCCTCGGCCTCCGCGCTCAGGGTGAGTACGACATCACAGGCCCCGAGACGACGACGCTTTGGGACATGACGAAGGCGCTCCCGAACAAGACGGTCAAGCCACTCCCGATGCCCATCCCTGGTGGCCTGGGCAGGGCCTTCCGAGATGGAACGCTTGTCCCCGGTGCCGACGCGGAAGTGGTCGGTCCGACGTTTTCGGCCTGGCTTCGTTCGGCAGCAACGACTCAGAGCGGGAAATAG
- a CDS encoding CarD family transcriptional regulator codes for MQFEVGETVVYPHHGAATIAEVKTRTIKGQEKTYLKLRVAQGDLVIEVPADNVDLVGVRDVIGREGVDRVFEVLRAEVVEEPTNWSRRYKANLEKLGSGDVVKVSEVVRDLTRRDRERGLSAGEKSMLVKARQILVSELALAEKTDEDAASVLLDEVLAS; via the coding sequence ATGCAGTTCGAGGTCGGGGAGACGGTCGTCTATCCCCATCACGGGGCCGCCACGATCGCCGAGGTGAAGACCCGCACGATCAAGGGCCAGGAGAAGACGTACCTGAAGCTCCGAGTCGCCCAGGGCGACCTCGTCATCGAAGTGCCAGCCGACAACGTCGACCTGGTGGGTGTGCGCGACGTCATCGGCCGCGAGGGCGTCGACCGCGTGTTCGAGGTACTGCGCGCCGAGGTAGTCGAGGAGCCGACCAACTGGTCGCGCCGCTACAAGGCCAACCTCGAGAAGCTCGGCTCGGGCGATGTCGTCAAGGTCTCCGAGGTCGTCCGCGACCTCACCCGCCGCGATCGCGAGCGCGGGCTCTCGGCGGGGGAGAAGAGCATGCTCGTCAAGGCGCGCCAGATCCTCGTCTCCGAGCTCGCCCTAGCCGAGAAGACCGACGAGGACGCCGCCTCCGTGCTCCTCGACGAGGTCCTCGCATCCTGA
- the ispD gene encoding 2-C-methyl-D-erythritol 4-phosphate cytidylyltransferase, producing the protein MLSAPAVAPTAAVVVVAAGSGTRLGRERPKAYIDCAGTTILERSLRTVLLLAEPVQIVVVAPAALLEETAVLARAAGAADGSVSVVAGGASRQESVARGLRVLDPAVETVLVHDAARALTPVDQFERVIAAVRATGGGVIPGLPVTDTIKRIRANGGILGTVDRSELAAVQTPQGFPRLLLDEAYASAEEEFTDDAALLASRGGPSVVVAGDPLAFKITTPWDLARAEQMLAPPPSVVVPRVGIGTDVHAFDDTSPLWLAGLHWPGERGLSGHSDGDPVAHAICDALLAAAGLGDIGSRFGTADPRFADAHGEVFLRATRELVEAAGFAIGNVSVQLIGNRPTFSPRREEAQRLLSELLGAPVSVAATTSDALGFTGRGEGVAATATALVLPSAAIAR; encoded by the coding sequence ATCCTGAGCGCGCCCGCCGTCGCGCCGACCGCGGCCGTCGTCGTCGTCGCCGCCGGCAGCGGCACGAGGCTCGGACGCGAGCGCCCCAAGGCCTACATCGACTGCGCGGGGACGACGATCCTCGAGCGCAGCCTGCGCACGGTGCTGCTGCTCGCTGAGCCCGTCCAGATCGTCGTCGTCGCGCCCGCCGCTCTCCTCGAGGAGACGGCCGTACTGGCGCGAGCCGCCGGCGCCGCGGACGGCTCCGTCAGCGTCGTCGCAGGAGGCGCCAGCCGTCAGGAGTCGGTCGCGCGGGGCCTGCGGGTGCTCGACCCGGCCGTCGAGACGGTGCTCGTGCACGACGCCGCCCGCGCTCTCACGCCCGTCGACCAATTCGAGCGGGTGATCGCGGCGGTCCGGGCGACGGGCGGCGGAGTGATCCCGGGCCTGCCGGTCACCGACACGATCAAGCGCATCCGGGCCAACGGCGGGATCCTCGGCACAGTGGACCGCTCGGAGCTCGCCGCGGTCCAGACGCCGCAGGGCTTCCCTCGCCTGCTGCTCGACGAGGCCTACGCCTCGGCGGAGGAGGAGTTCACTGACGACGCGGCGCTCCTCGCCTCGCGCGGCGGTCCCTCGGTCGTCGTCGCTGGCGATCCGCTCGCCTTCAAGATCACCACCCCCTGGGACCTGGCCCGTGCGGAGCAGATGCTCGCGCCGCCTCCCTCCGTCGTCGTGCCGCGCGTCGGCATCGGTACCGACGTGCACGCGTTCGATGACACGTCACCGCTCTGGCTCGCCGGGCTGCACTGGCCGGGGGAGCGGGGCCTGTCCGGGCACAGCGACGGCGACCCGGTCGCCCACGCGATCTGCGACGCGCTCCTGGCCGCTGCAGGTCTTGGCGACATCGGCTCCCGCTTCGGCACGGCCGACCCGCGCTTCGCGGACGCCCACGGCGAGGTCTTCCTTCGCGCCACCCGCGAGCTGGTCGAGGCCGCCGGCTTCGCCATCGGCAACGTCTCGGTGCAGCTCATCGGCAACCGCCCAACGTTCTCGCCGCGGCGCGAGGAAGCCCAGAGGCTGCTCTCGGAGCTGCTCGGCGCACCGGTCAGCGTCGCCGCCACCACCTCGGACGCGCTGGGCTTCACCGGACGAGGCGAGGGGGTCGCCGCGACCGCGACGGCACTCGTCCTCCCCAGCGCCGCGATTGCCCGGTAG
- the cysS gene encoding cysteine--tRNA ligase — protein MTLRLHDSKAQALVDFVPLRANEVGMYVCGPTVQSSPHIGHLRSALAYDQLRRWLAYRGYRVTLVRNVTDIDDKILAIAEEARRRAPADDPFEQWWALAYRVELEFTAAYTALGILPPTYEPRATASIAEMITLIQTLIERGHAYPAPDDSGDVYFDTRSWPDYGALTHQRLESMEAATDADPRGKRDPHDFALWKGAKPDEPESAAWASPWGVGRPGWHIECSAMSTKYLGTQFDIHGGGLDLRFPHHENELAQSSAAGHAFASYWLHNGLVSVTGQKMSKSLGNSVYASELLDAARPLVVRYYLGSAHYRSTLEFHDGALEEAEAALERIEGFLDRSRRRLDGTRFAALGEPVVPEEFAEAMDDDLSVPQAIGVLHDTVRAGNAALDAEDLGSVSALRTQVLAMATVLGIDPEAPEWARSDDEPSYRALSVLVDRLVAERQTAREQRDWASADRIRTDLAAAGITIEDTQTGAHWSLDGE, from the coding sequence GTGACTCTGCGATTGCATGACTCAAAGGCCCAGGCCCTCGTCGATTTCGTCCCCCTCCGCGCGAACGAGGTCGGAATGTACGTCTGCGGACCCACCGTGCAGTCCTCGCCCCACATTGGCCACCTGCGCTCAGCTCTCGCCTACGATCAGCTGCGCCGCTGGCTCGCCTACCGCGGCTACCGGGTCACCCTGGTGCGCAACGTCACCGATATCGACGACAAGATCCTCGCCATCGCCGAGGAGGCGCGGCGTCGCGCCCCGGCGGATGACCCGTTCGAGCAGTGGTGGGCGCTCGCCTACCGGGTTGAACTCGAATTCACCGCCGCATACACGGCCCTCGGCATCCTCCCGCCCACCTACGAGCCGCGCGCGACCGCGAGCATCGCCGAGATGATCACCCTCATCCAGACGCTGATCGAGCGCGGCCACGCCTACCCGGCGCCCGACGACTCCGGCGACGTCTACTTCGACACCCGCTCCTGGCCCGACTACGGAGCGCTCACCCACCAGCGGCTCGAGAGTATGGAGGCGGCCACCGACGCCGACCCGCGTGGCAAGCGTGACCCGCACGACTTCGCCCTGTGGAAGGGCGCGAAGCCGGACGAGCCCGAGTCGGCCGCCTGGGCCTCGCCGTGGGGAGTGGGCCGCCCCGGCTGGCACATCGAGTGCTCGGCAATGTCCACGAAGTACCTCGGCACGCAGTTCGACATCCACGGCGGTGGCCTCGACCTGCGCTTTCCGCACCACGAGAACGAACTCGCCCAGTCCAGCGCTGCCGGCCACGCCTTCGCGAGCTACTGGCTGCACAACGGGCTGGTGTCCGTCACCGGCCAGAAGATGAGCAAGTCGCTCGGCAACTCCGTATACGCCTCCGAGCTGCTCGACGCCGCTCGCCCGCTCGTCGTCCGCTATTACCTCGGCTCGGCCCACTACCGCTCCACCCTCGAGTTCCACGACGGGGCGCTCGAGGAGGCCGAGGCGGCGCTGGAGCGGATCGAGGGCTTCCTCGACCGCTCCCGCCGACGACTGGACGGTACGCGATTCGCCGCACTCGGCGAGCCGGTGGTGCCGGAGGAGTTCGCCGAGGCGATGGACGACGACCTCTCCGTCCCGCAGGCCATCGGCGTCCTACACGACACCGTCCGAGCCGGCAACGCCGCCCTCGACGCCGAGGACCTCGGCTCCGTGTCAGCCCTCCGCACCCAGGTGCTGGCGATGGCGACCGTGCTCGGCATCGACCCCGAGGCGCCCGAGTGGGCGCGCTCCGACGACGAACCCTCCTACCGCGCGCTCAGCGTGCTGGTTGACCGCCTGGTCGCCGAACGCCAGACCGCGCGTGAGCAGCGCGACTGGGCGAGCGCCGACCGCATCCGAACCGATCTCGCCGCGGCGGGAATCACGATCGAAGACACCCAGACGGGTGCGCATTGGAGTCTCGATGGCGAATAA